One window of the Peptacetobacter hiranonis genome contains the following:
- a CDS encoding oxidoreductase, producing the protein MYNHIFEPLTIRRMTMKNRVMMTPMGTNYAGQNGEINEKHIKYYEQRAKGGTGLIMVENASVSSPEGSNGTTQLRIDHDSYIPGLYNLTETVHKYGTCIGIQINHAGASAMSSRTGMQPVSASNIPSKDGGEIPRPLEVEEIYDIVKKYGEAAKRAQIAGFDAVEIHAGHSYLLCQFLSPVYNKRTDEFGGCPENRARFAKLVLEEVRKQVGPFFPIFLRFSAEDFVEGGNTLEDTLELLEYFQEEADVLDVSAALNASLQYQIDANYMKDGWRSYMAKAVKEKFGKPCVTTGNIRNPEVAEKILADGDADIIGMGRGLIADPEWVNKVEAGKLDCLRKCISCNIGCAGHRIGLNKPIRCTINPSVINGEEYKNKKVEKACNVVVVGGGTAGLEAACTAAELGCTTFLLEKNDHLGGLSALISQIPDKNRLGDFPKYLINRAKKLHNLFIFTSNNGNPEFIKGLNPDLIVNATGSAPLLPPIKGLHDNIDKEGGKVSSIVNMINNIDSYPSDLTGKKVAVIGGGAVGLDVVEFFAPRGAEVSIIEMMPSIGAGIDPITKVDINTLMNKYGVNQMPNTALKEVFADHFHVETKEGPKDLYFDYGFICLGMKAQTPVLAGLHEAFDKEGVEIINIGDSMRARRIIEGTSEGRDQVILALTKKGFLK; encoded by the coding sequence ATGTACAATCATATTTTTGAGCCGCTTACTATAAGAAGAATGACAATGAAAAACAGAGTTATGATGACTCCAATGGGAACAAACTACGCAGGACAGAACGGAGAAATAAACGAAAAACATATAAAATACTACGAACAGAGAGCAAAAGGTGGAACTGGTCTTATAATGGTTGAAAATGCAAGTGTTTCATCACCAGAAGGATCAAATGGAACTACTCAGTTAAGAATAGACCACGATAGCTATATCCCAGGTCTTTACAATCTTACAGAAACAGTACATAAATATGGAACTTGCATAGGTATTCAGATAAATCATGCTGGAGCATCTGCAATGTCTTCAAGAACAGGAATGCAGCCAGTATCAGCATCTAACATACCATCAAAAGACGGTGGAGAAATTCCTAGACCACTAGAAGTTGAAGAAATATACGACATAGTAAAAAAATACGGAGAAGCAGCAAAAAGAGCTCAGATAGCTGGATTTGATGCAGTTGAAATACACGCAGGACATTCATATCTTTTATGTCAGTTCCTTTCACCAGTATACAATAAAAGAACTGATGAATTTGGTGGATGTCCAGAAAACAGAGCAAGATTTGCTAAATTAGTTTTAGAAGAAGTTAGAAAACAGGTTGGACCATTCTTCCCTATATTCTTAAGATTTAGTGCAGAAGATTTTGTTGAAGGTGGAAATACTTTAGAAGATACTCTTGAACTTCTTGAATATTTCCAGGAAGAAGCAGACGTATTAGACGTATCAGCTGCTCTTAATGCATCACTTCAGTATCAGATAGATGCAAACTACATGAAAGATGGATGGAGATCTTATATGGCTAAGGCTGTTAAAGAAAAATTTGGTAAACCTTGCGTTACAACAGGTAATATAAGAAACCCAGAAGTTGCTGAAAAAATATTAGCAGATGGAGATGCAGATATAATAGGTATGGGACGTGGACTTATAGCAGATCCTGAATGGGTAAACAAGGTTGAAGCTGGTAAATTAGATTGCTTAAGAAAATGTATATCTTGTAATATAGGTTGTGCAGGACATCGTATAGGACTTAATAAACCAATAAGATGTACTATAAATCCATCAGTTATAAACGGTGAAGAATACAAGAATAAAAAAGTAGAAAAAGCTTGTAATGTAGTAGTTGTAGGTGGTGGTACAGCAGGACTTGAAGCAGCTTGTACTGCAGCAGAATTAGGATGCACAACATTCTTATTAGAAAAAAATGACCATTTAGGTGGATTATCTGCTTTAATATCTCAGATACCAGATAAAAATAGATTAGGTGATTTCCCTAAATATTTAATAAATAGAGCTAAAAAATTACATAACTTATTCATATTTACATCAAATAATGGAAATCCAGAATTTATAAAAGGACTAAATCCAGATTTAATAGTTAATGCTACAGGTTCAGCTCCTCTTCTTCCACCAATAAAAGGACTTCACGACAATATAGATAAAGAAGGCGGAAAAGTTTCTTCAATAGTAAATATGATAAACAATATAGACTCATATCCATCTGATTTAACTGGCAAAAAAGTTGCCGTAATCGGTGGTGGAGCTGTTGGTCTTGATGTTGTTGAATTCTTCGCACCAAGAGGCGCAGAAGTTAGCATAATAGAAATGATGCCATCAATCGGTGCAGGAATAGACCCAATAACAAAAGTTGATATAAACACATTAATGAATAAATACGGTGTAAACCAGATGCCTAACACAGCACTTAAAGAAGTATTTGCAGATCACTTCCACGTTGAAACAAAAGAAGGTCCTAAAGATTTATACTTTGACTACGGATTTATCTGCTTAGGAATGAAAGCTCAGACTCCAGTATTAGCAGGACTTCATGAAGCTTTTGATAAAGAAGGTGTTGAAATAATAAACATTGGGGATAGTATGCGTGCTAGAAGAATAATAGAAGGTACTTCTGAAGGTAGAGATCAGGTAATACTTGCCCTTACTAAAAAAGGTTTCTTAAAATAG
- a CDS encoding LysR family transcriptional regulator yields MTLNQLLYFQTVARLEHFRKAAEELNISQPSLSHSMASLEDELGVKLFQRNGRNVTLTKYGKIFLEKVDSILFEIHLAEKQMKRLSGNKGHIDIAYVAPLSYIYIPKLIRNFLEEDENKEVTFSFHQCLTKDILSGIMKDKYDAGFCAFVEDYQDNIEFTPLIKQEMVLITSIDHELSTKDTVELKEIEKYPFIGYDKTSALGNYTRYILKNKSIHPDIIYECPDENSIASLVAEDFGIAIVADIDSLENYNIKKLRINGENLYHTVHLAYKKDSFQPKSLKNFIKFVNTFELE; encoded by the coding sequence ATGACATTAAATCAGCTTTTATATTTTCAGACAGTAGCAAGATTAGAACATTTTAGAAAGGCTGCTGAAGAATTAAATATTTCTCAGCCAAGTCTTAGTCATTCAATGGCGTCTTTAGAGGATGAACTCGGAGTAAAATTATTTCAAAGAAATGGAAGAAATGTCACACTTACAAAATACGGAAAGATTTTTTTAGAAAAAGTAGATTCTATATTATTTGAAATTCATCTAGCAGAAAAACAAATGAAGCGGCTTTCTGGTAATAAGGGTCATATAGATATCGCATATGTTGCTCCTCTTTCTTATATATATATTCCTAAACTAATTAGAAATTTCTTGGAAGAGGATGAAAATAAAGAAGTTACTTTTAGTTTCCACCAATGTCTAACTAAAGATATATTATCTGGAATAATGAAAGATAAATACGATGCTGGATTCTGTGCTTTTGTTGAAGACTATCAAGATAATATCGAATTTACTCCTCTTATAAAACAAGAGATGGTTCTTATAACATCTATTGATCACGAACTATCAACAAAAGATACAGTAGAATTAAAAGAGATAGAAAAATATCCATTCATAGGATATGACAAGACATCTGCACTTGGTAATTATACTAGATATATTTTAAAGAACAAATCTATACACCCTGATATAATATATGAATGTCCAGACGAAAACTCAATTGCTTCATTAGTAGCTGAGGATTTTGGAATAGCTATCGTAGCAGATATAGATTCACTTGAAAACTACAATATAAAAAAATTAAGAATAAATGGAGAAAATTTATATCATACAGTACATCTAGCATACAAAAAAGATAGTTTCCAACCAAAATCACTTAAAAACTTCATAAAATTTGTAAATACTTTTGAGCTTGAATAA